One region of Candidatus Obscuribacterales bacterium genomic DNA includes:
- a CDS encoding (2Fe-2S) ferredoxin domain-containing protein translates to MNATSSASQDSQPIKRRCVMVCQYRSCERNHSPEVLAALRAIAPKGVLISSSGCLGQCASGPTVQVMPDQTWYCRVRPDDAAEIVDQHLKGDRPVQRLLHPRFHPYDGEAVAEEDADVSGEDGKSDRPSLEPLDGEQTLDLS, encoded by the coding sequence TTGAACGCTACTTCCTCTGCATCCCAAGACTCTCAGCCGATCAAGCGCCGTTGCGTCATGGTGTGTCAGTACCGCTCCTGTGAGCGGAACCATTCACCTGAGGTTCTAGCGGCACTCAGGGCGATCGCCCCTAAGGGTGTGCTGATTAGCTCCAGCGGTTGCCTCGGGCAATGTGCATCGGGGCCCACGGTGCAGGTGATGCCGGATCAAACTTGGTATTGTCGTGTGCGTCCAGACGATGCGGCGGAGATTGTTGACCAACATCTCAAGGGCGATCGCCCGGTTCAACGCTTGCTTCATCCCCGGTTTCATCCCTACGATGGGGAAGCTGTTGCTGAGGAGGATGCAGATGTCTCAGGTGAAGATGGAAAGAGCGATCGCCCCTCGCTGGAGCCGCTGGATGGTGAGCAAACTCTCGATCTCTCATAG